A genomic region of Macaca thibetana thibetana isolate TM-01 chromosome 14, ASM2454274v1, whole genome shotgun sequence contains the following coding sequences:
- the FLRT1 gene encoding leucine-rich repeat transmembrane protein FLRT1, with translation MVVAHPTATTTTTTTATVTATVVMTTSTMDLRDWLFLCYGLIAFLTEVIDSTTCPSVCRCDNGFIYCNDRGLTSIPADIPDDATTLYLQNNQINNAGIPQDLKTKVNVQVIYLYENDLDEFPINLPRSLRELHLQDNNVRTIARDSLARIPLLEKLHLDDNSVSTVSIEEDAFADSKQLKLLFLSRNHLSSIPSGLPHTLEELRLDDNRISTIPLHAFKGLNSLRRLVLDGNLLANQRIADDTFSRLQNLTELSLVRNSLAAPPLNLPSAHLQKLYLQDNAISHIPYNTLAKMRELERLDLSNNNLTTLPRGLFDDLGNLAQLLLRNNPWFCGCNLMWLRDWVKARAAVVNVRGLMCQGPEKVRGMAIKDITSEMDECFETGSQGGVANAAAKTTASNHASATTPQGSLFTLKAKRPGLRIPDSNIDYPMATGDGAKTLAIHVKALTADSIRITWKATLPASSFRLSWLRLGHSPAVGSITETLVQGDKTEYLLTALEPKSTYIICMVTMETSNAYVADETPVCAKAETADSYGPTTTLNQEQNAGPMAGLPLAGIIGGAVALVFLFLVLGAVCWYVHQAGELLTRERAYNRGSRKKDDYMESGTKKDNSILEIRGPGLQMLPINPYRAKEEYVVHTIFPSNGSSLCKATHTIGYGTTRGYRDGGIPDIDYSYT, from the coding sequence ATGGTGGTGGCACAccccaccgccaccaccaccaccacaaccactgcCACTGTCACGGCCACTGTCGTGATGACCACGTCCACCATGGACCTGCGGGACTGGCTGTTCCTCTGCTACGGGCTCATCGCCTTCCTGACGGAGGTCATCGACAGCACCACCTGCCCCTCGGTGTGCCGCTGTGACAACGGCTTCATCTACTGCAACGACCGGGGACTCACCTCCATCCCCGCAGACATCCCTGATGACGCCACCACCCTCTACCTGCAGAACAACCAGATCAACAACGCCGGCATCCCCCAGGACCTCAAGACCAAGGTCAACGTGCAGGTCATCTACCTGTACGAGAATGACCTGGACGAGTTCCCCATCAACCTGCCCCGCTCCCTCCGGGAGCTGCACCTGCAGGACAACAACGTGCGCACCATCGCCAGGGACTCGCTGGCCCGCATCCCGCTGCTGGAGAAGCTGCACCTGGATGACAACTCTGTGTCCACCGTCAGCATTGAGGAGGACGCCTTCGCCGACAGCAAACAGCTCAAGCTGCTCTTCCTGAGCCGGAACCACCTGAGTAGCATCCCCTCGGGGCTGCCACACACGCTGGAGGAGCTGCGACTGGACGACAACCGCATCTCCACCATCCCGCTGCATGCCTTCAAGGGCCTCAACAGCCTGCGGCGCCTGGTGCTGGACGGTAACCTGCTGGCCAACCAGCGCATCGCGGACGATACCTTCAGCCGCCTACAGAACCTCACAGAGCTCTCGCTGGTGCGCAACTCGCTGGCCGCACCACCCCTCAACCTGCCCAGCGCCCACCTGCAGAAGCTCTACCTGCAGGACAACGCCATCAGCCACATCCCCTACAACACGCTGGCCAAGATGCGTGAGCTGGAGCGGCTAGACCTGTCCAACAACAACCTGACCACGCTGCCCCGTGGCCTGTTCGACGACCTGGGGAACCTGGCCCAGCTGCTGCTCAGGAACAACCCCTGGTTCTGTGGCTGCAACCTCATGTGGCTGCGGGACTGGGTGAAGGCACGGGCGGCCGTGGTCAATGTGCGGGGCCTCATGTGCCAGGGCCCTGAGAAGGTCCGAGGCATGGCCATCAAGGACATCACTAGCGAGATGGACGAgtgttttgagacggggtcacAGGGTGGCGTGGCCAACGCGGCTGCCAAGACCACGGCCAGCAACCACGcctccgccaccacgccccaggGTTCCCTGTTTACCCTCAAGGCCAAAAGGCCGGGGCTACGCATCCCCGACTCCAACATTGACTACCCTATGGCGACGGGCGATGGTGCCAAGACCCTGGCCATCCACGTGAAGGCCCTGACAGCAGATTCTATCCGCATCACATGGAAGGCCACGCTCCCCGCCTCCTCCTTCCGGCTCAGCTGGCTGCGCCTGGGCCACAGCCCGGCCGTGGGCTCCATCACAGAGACCTTGGTGCAGGGGGACAAGACAGAGTACCTGCTGACGGCCCTGGAGCCCAAGTCCACCTACATCATCTGCATGGTCACCATGGAGACCAGTAATGCCTATGTAGCTGACGAGACACCCGTGTGTGCCAAGGCAGAGACGGCCGACAGCTACGGCCCTACCACCACGCTCAACCAGGAGCAGAATGCCGGCCCCATGGCGGGCCTGCCCCTGGCGGGCATCATCGGTGGGGCCGTGGCTCTGGTCTTCCTCTTCCTGGTCCTGGGGGCCGTCTGCTGGTACGTGCACCAAGCGGGCGAACTGCTGACCCGGGAGAGGGCCTACAACCGGGGCAGCAGGAAAAAGGATGACTATATGGAGTCGGGGACCAAGAAGGACAACTCCATCCTGGAAATCCGTGGGCCCGGCCTGCAGATGCTGCCCATCAACCCGTACCGCGCCAAAGAGGAGTACGTGGTCCACACCATCTTCCCCTCCAACGGCAGCAGCCTCTGCAAGGCCACGCACACCATTGGCTACGGCACCACGCGGGGCTACCGGGACGGCGGCATCCCCGACATAGACTACTCCTACACATGA